A single genomic interval of Oncorhynchus gorbuscha isolate QuinsamMale2020 ecotype Even-year linkage group LG25, OgorEven_v1.0, whole genome shotgun sequence harbors:
- the LOC124014064 gene encoding kelch-like protein 42 produces the protein MSSEQIIVIVMDDKTYNVNKGKLIEKSDYFRALYSSGMRESREDSVQLQGLSVPGLELVLEFINTSKVKVVNETLEDLIETASFLQVTSILKLLSSEIRQENCVELYSLSEVYGTHDLRNACLRYMSCHYHPMLRRPEFSDLPAALRNQVREMRMKGTATLVAIGLFTCLALDLPDQDEPWSMLRYGEVEQRWKPLANNLPSDMVNVRGYGSAVLDNYLFIVGGYRMTSQEISAAHCYNPCRNEWNQVAPLNQKRSNFKLLAVRGKLYAVGGQCQGTVECYSPEQDWWTCVSSLPDPLAEFSACECQGMIYVMGGYTARDRNTSVLRYCPTSDSWTAFRSCSAHVRKQQMLSVEDTIYLVGGYTHELEPGPGRRASQTEDMLTVQSYNVITGEWLHLKDNTSKSGLNLTCTLHNDGVYIMSRDVSLPTSLEHRVFLKYNIFSDAWEAFRRFPALGQNMLLCSLYLPNVL, from the exons ATGTCATCTGAACAAATAATCGTAATTGTCATGGATGACAAAACGTACAACGTCAACAAAGGCAAGTTGATAGAAAAAAGCGACTACTTCCGTGCTCTGTACAGCTCTGGGATGCGCGAGTCCAGAGAGGATTCTGTGCAGCTGCAGGGGCTGAGTGTGCCAGGGCTCGAGCTGGTCCTGGAGTTTATCAACACCTCCAAAGTGAAAGTAGTCAACGAGACCCTGGAAGACCTGATTGAGACTGCATCTTTTTTGCAAGTCACCTCTATCCTAAAACTCCtttcgtctgaaattcgacaagaGAATTGTGTGGAACTCTACAGCCTATCTGAGGTATATGGAACTCATGATCTACGCAACGCTTGTCTCAGATATATGAGCTGTCACTACCACCCGATGCTGCGGAGACCAGAGTTCAGCGACTTACCTGCGGCCCTGCGCAACCAGGTTAGAGAGATGCGTATGAAAGGCACGGCCACTCTGGTGGCTATCGGACTCTTCACCTGTCTGGCTCTGGACCTACCAGACCAGGACGAGCCCTGGTCCATGCTGAGGTATGGGGAAGTAGAGCAGCGTTGGAAGCCACTCGCTAACAACCTGCCCTCTGACATGGTCAATGTGAGAGGCTACGGCTCGGCCGTGTTGGACAACTACCTGTTCATTGTCGGTGGGTACAGAATGACCAGCCAGGAGATCTCAGCGGCACACTGCTACAACCCCTGTAGAAATGAATGGAACCAGGTAGCCCCTCTGAACCagaagag GTCCAACTTCAAGCTGCTGGCGGTACGAGGGAAGCTGTATGCAGTGGGAGGCCAGTGTCAGGGCACTGTGGAGTGCTACAGCCCCGAGCAGGACTGGTGGACCTGTGTGTCGTCACTACCCGACCCCCTGGCAGAGTTCTCTGCCTGCGAGTGCCAGGGCATGATCTACGTCATGGGAGGATATACTGCCAGAG ACAGGAATACCAGCGTACTCCGCTACTGCCCCACCTCTGACAGTTGGACAGCGTTCCGCTCCTGCTCGGCCCACGTGCGTAAGCAGCAGATGCTCTCGGTGGAAGATACCATCTACCTGGTGGGGGGGTACACCCACGAGCTGGAGCCGGGTCCGGGGCGGCGGGCCAGCCAGACGGAGGACATGCTGACGGTGCAGTCTTACAACGTGATCACGGGGGAGTGGCTCCACCTGAAGGACAACACCTCCAAGTCGGGTCTGAACCTCACGTGCACGCTGCACAATGACGGCGTCTATATTATGTCGCGCGACGTCAGCCTGCCCACCAGCCTGGAGCACCGCGTCTTCCTCAAGTACAACATCTTCTCAGACGCCTGGGAGGCCTTCAGACGCTTCCCCGCGCTGGGCCAGAATATgctactctgttccctctatctgCCCAACGTTCTATGA
- the LOC124014106 gene encoding nuclear receptor-interacting protein 2-like, producing MSESKKGDLAIRDKAILGQQRRLKQATQFTHKDSADLLPLDGLKRLGTSKDLQPHSIVQRRLMAGNITQLRGEARVGRPSPLVDSKEGGAGDAEEKSESTADDSTEESERSLETRSDEEEDSSEAGGKTSSTAGNDKTEEGRKERPLTTLLVQCKCCDTEVKASINTGSQHNRISSSCCRRLGLVPTQEGPPCEQAEGQGSVRGLQLQLGRQSVQCSAHVTEDEVFELCLGLQTLQELKCCVDLSSRVLTLQGSGEELPFLEPPLVSQCHHQDSNENL from the exons ATGAGTGAGTCGAAGAAGGGTGATCTGGCTATCCGGGATAAAGCCATCCTGGGCCAGCAGAGGCGTCTGAAGCAGGCCACCCAGTTCACACACAAAGACTCAGCCGACCTGCTGCCCCTGGATGGGCTCAAGAGACTGGGCACCTCCAAAGATCTG CAGCCCCACAGCATCGTGCAGCGCCGCCTCATGGCAGGAAACATCACACAGCTGCGGGGCGAGGCCCGCGTGGGGAGACCCTCGCCCCTGGTCGACAGCAAGGAGGGGGGCGCCGGCGACGCAGAGGAGAAGAGCGAGAGCACGGCTGACGACTCcacggaggagagcgagaggagccTAGAGACGAGGTCGGACGAGGAGGAGGACAGCAGCGAGGCCGGGGGGAAGACAAGCAGCACGGCGGGGAACGATAaaacagaggaggggaggaaggagaggcctCTCACTACCCTGCTGGTCCAGTGCAAG TGCTGCGACACTGAGGTGAAGGCTTCCATCAACACCGGGAGTCAACACAACCGCATCTCCAGCTCCTGCTGCAGGAGGCTTGG ATTGGTTCCCACCCAGGAAGGTCCACCCTGTGAGCAGGCAGAGGGCCAGGGCTCTGTGAGGGGCCTGCAGCTGCAGCTGGGCAGACAGAGTGTCCAGTGCTCTGCCCACGTCACCG AGGATGAGGTTTTTGAGCTGTGCCTGGGTCTTCAGACTCTGCAAGAACTCAAA TGCTGTGTGGACCTGAGCAGTAGAGTCCTAACGCTCCAGGGCTCAGGGGAGGAGCTGCCTTTCCTGGAGCCGCCATTGGTCAGCCAGTGCCATCACCAAGACAGCAATGAGAACCTGTGA